The sequence below is a genomic window from Nakaseomyces glabratus chromosome F, complete sequence.
ACTGCACTCACTTTTGATGAGTTCAATGGCCTACCTGGTGCCTACATCAAATGGTTTTTGAAGAGCATGTCGCTTGAGAAAATAGTAAAGTTACTAGAACCATATTCCAACAAAGGTGCAGAGGCAATCACAACCATTGCCTACTGTGACGAAAATGGtgaatatcatattttCCAGGGAATCACCAAAGGTAAGATCGTCGACAGCCGTGGCCCAACGAATTTTGGCTGGGATTCCATATTTGAACCTCTAGAAGGTAAGGGTATGACATACGCTGAAATGGAGAaagatttcaagaacaCATTGTCTCACAGAGGCAAGGCCTTTGTCGAGTTTAAGAAGTTCTTATATGCTTAATAATTCGAACTGATTCATAACTCGAAAATCATTCATTATATACCATGCATTTATAGGATACACAAGTCAAATATGATTTATATGTTTTGCAGGACAATTTGTAGGTCATACCTgagatatttttatcagCATATTCAGGAGTTGGATGTGCTCATTTGTACCATTTGTTAACTTGGAGTCAGTATCGAATAAGATAATCGAtactttatttttgaaggcGGTATCATATTCAGAGCttttgatataataatCATGTAGTTGTGATACGACTGATGCTGCTGACCACCCATTCCTCGTAAATTCTTGTATATATTCACTGATCTTATTGAAATCCCTTGTAGCAACCAACTCTACAATCTGTTTTATTGAGGATTCCGGTACAACCGCTGCGAGTTCTTCGACAAGTTCTTTGGATACTTCATCTTCTCCAGAATAACCAATATTTTTGGAAGCTGATTGTAAGAGTGTTATCGCTCTACGTAAATCACCTGCTGATATATCCAGAATGGTCTCGAGGGAACCTGCTTTAACCTTTacaccttcttcttctgcaaCATATTTCAATCTCTGCAATGCATTTGAAGAATCTAAAGATTTGAATCTGAATTTGGAACATCTTGAAGCTAGAGGATCAATAATTCTGGT
It includes:
- the HAM1 gene encoding nucleoside triphosphate pyrophosphohydrolase HAM1 (CAGL0F00429g~Ortholog(s) have GTP diphosphatase activity, ITP diphosphatase activity, UTP diphosphatase activity, XTP diphosphatase activity, dATP pyrophosphohydrolase activity and dCTP diphosphatase activity, more), which encodes MAPTEITFVTGNANKLKEVQMLLAAEDKKGSITLKNEPLDLDELQDVDLKAIALTKCKQAVKELGVGTPVFVEDTALTFDEFNGLPGAYIKWFLKSMSLEKIVKLLEPYSNKGAEAITTIAYCDENGEYHIFQGITKGKIVDSRGPTNFGWDSIFEPLEGKGMTYAEMEKDFKNTLSHRGKAFVEFKKFLYA
- the RFC2 gene encoding replication factor C subunit 2 (CAGL0F00451g~Ortholog(s) have DNA clamp loader activity, chromatin binding activity and role in UV-damage excision repair, leading strand elongation, mitotic DNA replication checkpoint, sister chromatid cohesion); the encoded protein is MFEGFGQNKRRKINTESAAEAEHNKPWVEKYRPKKLDDVAAQDHVVNVLKKTLSSANLPHMLFYGPPGTGKTSTILALTKELFGPELMKTRVLELNASDERGISIVREKVKNFARLTVSKPSKHDLENYLCPPYKIIILDEADSMTADAQSALRRTMETYSTVTRFCLICNYVTRIIDPLASRCSKFRFKSLDSSNALQRLKYVAEEEGVKVKAGSLETILDISAGDLRRAITLLQSASKNIGYSGEDEVSKELVEELAAVVPESSIKQIVELVATRDFNKISEYIQEFTRNGWSAASVVSQLHDYYIKSSEYDTAFKNKVSIILFDTDSKLTNGTNEHIQLLNMLIKISQV